In Amphiura filiformis unplaced genomic scaffold, Afil_fr2py scaffold_28, whole genome shotgun sequence, a single window of DNA contains:
- the LOC140143774 gene encoding IgGFc-binding protein-like: protein MVTVSVPGIGYFHSTNVTQNQSATIDLPVEAGITDSYSVKETNKTVIVVATDNIVIHGYYVGDLSLDGWFILPTTSLGTDYITAGYNTSFYSNYSEFVVTAIEEHTTVYIKGQIEVSMTLHQYESYQFVSDHANLTDVTGVSINTDKPVSVLSGHQCANVPVNLDGCDYLMEHLPPLTLLGHHYILAPFLGRTSGFIYRVVSASPGTTNVSLSGENISLSSGEFYEGDFEMSDEVLIIMADKPVMIVQYAKGFDSDSVGDPFMVVIPSTEKFSRDVTFPSETLNDQQQQHYISIITPECDSITLFNLDGLPLNNTNLLQTSDGEFCILRSSVNSGFHSVTHPSASFLVLVYGFGFYQSYGFVAKYQVHTEGGTGGSE from the coding sequence ATGGTGACGGTGTCGGTTCCTGGTATAGGATATTTCCATTCTACTAACGTAACACAAAATCAGAGTGCCACAATCGACCTTCCTGTGGAAGCTGGTATAACAGATTCGTACAGCGTCAAAGAAACAAATAAGACCGTGATTGTCGTCGCAACTGATAACATAGTTATTCATGGCTATTATGTTGGCGATTTGAGTCTCGATGGGTGGTTTATCCTTCCAACCACATCCTTGGGCACGGACTATATTACTGCAGGATATAATACGTCATTTTATTCCAACTATTCGGAGTTTGTAGTCACAGCAATTGAAGAACACACAACGGTGTATATTAAAGGACAGATAGAAGTATCGATGACCTTGCACCAGTATGAATCCTATCAATTCGTCTCTGATCATGCAAATCTTACGGACGTTACTGGAGTGTCAATAAACACCGACAAACCAGTATCAGTACTGTCAGGGCATCAATGTGCCAATGTACCAGTCAACTTAGACGGTTGTGATTATCTTATGGAACATCTCCCTCCCTTGACCCTATTAGGACATCACTACATACTCGCTCCCTTCCTTGGACGTACTTCGGGTTTTATATACCGCGTGGTAAGTGCATCACCTGGTACAACAAATGTGTCATTATCTGGTGAAAACATTTCTCTATCAAGTGGAGAGTTTTATGAAGGCGACTTTGAAATGTCAGACGAGGTATTAATAATAATGGCAGACAAACCTGTCATGATTGTTCAATACGCGAAGGGATTTGATTCAGATAGTGTTGGTGATCCATTTATGGTCGTAATTCCATCAACGGAGAAGTTCTCGAGAGACGTGACGTTCCCGAGTGAAACCTTAAACGATCAACAACAGCAACACTATATTTCAATAATAACACCAGAATGCGATAGCATAACCTTGTTTAACCTGGATGGCCTGCCACTGAATAACACCAACTTGTTGCAAACATCTGATGGTGAGTTTTGCATTCTTCGTTCTTCAGTTAACTCTGGTTTCCATTCTGTAACGCATCCATCAGCATCATTCCTAGTTCTCGTCTACGGATTTGGCTTCTATCAGTCATATGGATTCGTTGCAAAATACCAAGTTCACACTGAAGGCGGGACTGGAGGCAGTGAGTAA